In Vibrio sp. 10N, the following proteins share a genomic window:
- a CDS encoding glutathione S-transferase family protein, whose protein sequence is MITLHHLNKSRSKRIIWLLEELNVPYQVKAYQRDSVTNLAPPELKAVHPLGKSPVIEENGQVLAESGAITEYLAQLFPTASLAPAQDSAEYPLYLQWLHFAESSAALPLLLHYFLKVDGSETRFLDGYSKQELALILGYLNDHLTANTWLVGEQFTAADILLSWIVEVAAQLELLGNYSALQAYLAKLQQRPAAQKAAELEAQYDKSSA, encoded by the coding sequence ATGATTACCCTACATCACCTCAACAAATCACGCTCCAAGCGCATCATCTGGCTACTAGAAGAGCTTAACGTTCCTTATCAAGTCAAAGCGTATCAACGTGACTCAGTGACCAACTTGGCGCCTCCCGAACTTAAAGCGGTTCACCCGCTTGGTAAGTCACCTGTAATTGAAGAGAATGGCCAAGTATTGGCGGAGTCCGGCGCGATCACCGAATATTTGGCGCAGCTTTTTCCAACGGCCTCTCTTGCCCCTGCGCAAGATTCAGCGGAGTATCCGCTTTACTTACAGTGGCTGCACTTCGCGGAAAGCTCGGCTGCGTTGCCGCTTCTACTTCACTACTTCCTAAAGGTTGACGGCAGTGAAACACGCTTTCTTGATGGTTACAGCAAACAAGAATTGGCGCTGATCTTGGGTTACCTCAACGATCACCTAACAGCCAACACATGGTTGGTTGGCGAGCAATTTACCGCGGCCGATATTCTACTGTCTTGGATTGTTGAGGTGGCTGCTCAGCTAGAGCTTCTTGGTAACTATTCTGCATTGCAGGCTTATCTTGCGAAACTTCAACAGCGCCCTGCCGCTCAAAAAGCCGCA